The sequence CGCTCATTCGTCGCCCTCCAGTTCGATAAAGTATTTGACAGAATCCTCACCGTCGCCAGTGGGGTCGTCCGCCTCGGTGTAGCCGAGTCGGTCGTTCATAGGCGGACCCCTCCGCTATCGCCTTCACTGTCCTCCGCCAGTTGCTCGCAGGCGTAGCGGGCGACAAATCCAAGGGCGGTGGATTTGTCGAAGTGTTCGTTTCGGGCGGCTTTGATGGCCGCTCGGTCCTTTTCGTTAATCCGTAGTTCCGCGTCTCGTCGTTCGCTCATCGTCTCAGTTATACCGTACTGACGAGTGTCCCCACAACTCTCGGGACACGGCCCCTATCGGCTTGAGCAACAGATAGACGGCCCCACGCCGTAACTCACGGCGATTTGGGCCGCGCTTACGTGAAAGGCGATATGGGGTCGGATGTGTGTCGGCAAACAGTTAATAATTCTCCGAACCAAGTTAATAACTGGAACCGCCTTGGCTTGCGCGCAGGCGCGGGCGCGTAAGGACAAAATAGCCGATAGAAGCCCCGCAAAGGCCGTAGAAGTCACAATTCGGGATTAGGGGCGGGTACGCGGGTAACGGCCGCCCGATTCGAGGACACGTCAATCGGCCAACACACCGCCAGCGGGGGCGGTTGAGAACGCGAGCCGCCGTGAGCGGGACGGGAGTATGCCAGCCACCCGCATAGCCGCCCGCCACGACCGCCCGCTGTGGTTATGTCAGGAAAGTAGGTATTCCGAAAAGATGGAATCGGCTAAGGCGTCTGATAGCGGGCGGTACGGGCCGTAACACGCCCGTATCACTTCTTACGCGCGCAAATATATACGTCCGTGTAATAATCTCCACGCTGGTAGTCGTGCGGTACTACAACCAGCGTGACCGGGTTGCGCGCGTTGTGCGCCCGCCTACGCCCGTCCGTAGCCGAACGCGGCCCAACCACGGGCGAGATACCGAACGCGCTTGAGCCGCCTCTCACGCTGTTTGTGGGGCCGCCAATATGACCGTGAGTTATGCTTGAGTCACGGCTCTCAGACACGGGCCGCCACCCCGATATTGGCCCGTCGGCGTCTCTACCCACCACAGACGGGCCGTAGAGGCGTTTTACCCCCACCCGACAGAGACGGCTTGAGACTGCTGATACTGAGCGGTAGAGCGGGGGCGGTGCTTAGTCCACGCTACCCCTACCCCACACGCAACTCAAATCCAAAGACCGCGGTTCCCGTCTGAGCGATTCCGTCGATACGTGGCGGCTTGGGTGGTTGAGTCGGCTACAAACGGCAAAAGAGCGTCTGAGTACGGCGTAGTGGGCGGCTCAGATAGTCGGCCCGTGTTCCTTGCCCGCGTCTACCGCGTCCTCACTGGCGATTTGAAGGTATATCTCAGTGACATTAATGTCGTGCTGGCCGAGTAGGTCCCGAAGGAAGGGGGCGCGCATACCGTTCTTGGCCGCTTGAACCGCGTAGGAGTGTCGTAGCGTGTGAGGCGTGATTAGCGCCCGCTCACGGCCCTCCACGTCGGTCCCGTACACTTCTTGAAGGCCCGCTTCCTCCGCGGCTTTCGTGACTAAGTAGCGGACAGTCTCGCCCGATATGCGGTCACTCTGGCGGGTGGGAAAGAGGTACTCACTGTCCTCCGCTCCGTAGACCATTCCGCGCCCCACGTCCATCCAGTTCGCTATCTGCTGGCGGAGTGAGTCGGGATACGGGACCTTTCGAGAGTCGCCCGCCTTCTCCGTCCAAACCGCGATAGTCTGACTGTCACGGTCTACGTCCTTCACACGGAGGTTACACAGTTCGCCACGTCGAAGGCCCGTAGCGTAGAGTAGGCGGACGATTAGGGCGTTTCGAGGGACTGGCGACGGGACGTTATCGGCTAACGCCTCCACGTCCTCCTTGGGGAGGTACTTCACGGGGTCCCGCGTTTTCTCCTTAATTAGAGTGGTAGCGGACCAAGAGCGGTCGATATGGTCCGCGTCCGCTGGATTCCGTCGGAACTGGCGGAGGGTTTGGTAGAAGGCTGAGATAGCCGCCCGCGCCCCGTTAGCAGTGTTCTCCGCGTAGCCACTGGCGTACATATCGTCTAAGTGGTCCTCCACGTCCCCCGCGGTCACGCCCTCCACGTCCGCGGGACGGGCGTCTACGTCCTCCGCCACGTTCTCTACGTCCTTCTCGCGGAGTTCCAACCAGTCCCGCCACCGCTCAAGGTGGGTAGTGTACCGCTCCGCGGTGGAGTCGGATTTCTGACTGGCGTACCGCTGTTTGAACCGCTCTATGGGGTCCTCCGCCACGTCGGACGTGTCCATATTATCCAGTGACATCGTTACTCACGCCTCCACCAAAGAGGATTCCGACGTTTGACCGCGGTCCCCGTGTCCTCTATCTCAAGGGTCCGCCCTTGGTGGTCCGTGACAGTGGTGGTCCCGTCGCCTTCCTCAATCTGCTGTATCTCACGCTTCTCCACCGCGGACCCCGTTTTGTCGTGGAGGGTTTCGAGGGCCACGCGGACAGTGTTGGGGTCCGTGTCCAACCCCTCCGCTATCCCCTCCGCGGTGGTAGCGCGTTCGGGAGCCGTGGGGAGGGCGGACCACACTTCCGTAGTGGTTTCCTCATCAACCCCACCGCCCGCGGTCATAGCCCGCGTAGCGTCCTCTACGCTGTCCTCAAGCGTCTCAATCTGGTTCGACATACGTTCGACCGTCTCCACCAACTTATCCACCCGCTCCGTACTCGCGCCCGTCTGAGCCGTCTGAGCGGTACTGTCGCCACCCACGCCCTTGTCCCGCTGTATCTGTTGGTCAACCGCGTGTTGAATGAACTGACTGCGATTGTCGTACACGTCGGATTCCTCTACGTGGCTGTCCCAGTCTTCCTTCTTGGCTTCGGGTACGCGGAGATTCACGCGTTCGCTCATTACACTCCCCGTTTCTAACCCCAGTCACTTGTGTGTGTCGGTTCGTACACACAGTTCTTGGAGAAGGCGCAGTTCGGGCAGATCATCAACATGTACCAGCGGGCGTACGCCTCCGCCGCCCGCATCTTCGGCTTGATGGACGAGAACGCAGGCATCGACGAGCGTCCGGACGCCGCGGAACTGACCGTGGCGGAGGGCCGCGTCGCGTACGACGACGTGACCTTCGGCTACGACGACGACACCATCCTCGACGGCGTCTCCTTGGTCGCCGAGGGCGGCGAGACGGTGGCACTGGTCGGCCCGACCGGTGCTGGGAAGTCTACGGCGTTGAAACTCCTCCTTCGGATGTACGACGTTGATTCGGGGGCGATCAGGGTCGACGGCCAGGACATCCGCGAGGTGACTCTCGCCAGCCTCCGCGACGCCATCGGCTACGTCAGTCAGGAGACGTTCCTGTTCTACGGCACGGTCGAGGAGAACATCACCTACGGCAGTTTCGACGCGAGCCACGAGGCGGTCGTCGAGGCCGCGAAAGCCGCGGAGGCCCACGAGTTCATCACGAACCTGCCCGACGGCTACGACACGATGGTCGGCGAACGCGGCGTGAAGCTCTCGGGCGGCCAGCGCCAGCGTCTCGCCATCGCGCGGGCGATGCTCAAGGATCCCGAATTGCTGCTCCTCGACGAGGCAACGAGTGACGTCGACACCGAGACGGAGATGCTGATCCAGCGGAGCCTCGACCGCCTCACCGCCGACCGCACGACGTTCGTCATCGCGCACCGCCTCTCGACGGTGAAAGACGCCGACCGGATCGTCGTCCTCGACGAGGGCCGCGTCGTCGAACGCGGCACCCACGAGGAACTGCTCGCGGTGGACGGGCTCTACGCCAACCTCTGGGGCGTGCAGGCGGGCGAAATCGACGACCTGCCCGAGGAGTTCGTCGAGCGGGCGACGCGCCGCGGGTCACAGACCGACTAGCTCAGGAGAGGAACTCGACGCCACGGATTTCGAACCGCGCGCCGTCGTCGGCGCTGTCGGTGACGCTGATCGTCCAACCGTGCGCATCAGCGACCTGTTCGACGATGCGCAGTCCGAAGCCGGTGCCCTCGTCCGACATCGAGTAGCCGGCGTCGAACACGTCGTCCCGCATCGACTCGGGGATGCCGGGACCGTCGTCGGCGACGTAGAACCCGTCGTCGAGCTCGCCGATGGTGACGGTCACGTCGTCGCCACCGTGTTCGATGGCGTCGTCGGATTCCATCCGACTGCCAGTCGAGCCATGCTCGACGCTGTTCACGACGAGGTTTTCGACGAGTTGGCGGAGACGGCTCCGGTCGGCGCGGATGGCTCGCTCCGTCTCGACGACGAGCGTCGCGTCGTCGGTCACGGCGTTCGTCCAGCAGTCCTCGACGAGGGGCGCGAGGTCGACCGACACCAGTTCGTCGATGTCGTCGCCGCTCCGGGCGAGCGTCAAGAGGTCCTCGATCAGCGCGCCCATGCGTTCGTGGGCGTCGATCGCAGTGTCGAGATGCTCGCTCTCGCAGTCCTCCCGAGCCAGTTCCGTACAGCCCTGGGCGACGTTCAGCGGGTTCCGCAGGTCGTGGGAGACGATGCTGGCGAACTCCTGGAGCCGTTCTTTCTCGCGTTCCAGTTCCTTCCGCTCGCTCACGTCGACGTAGAGCGCGAGCGTCCCGACGATTTCGTCGCCGGCGTCGTGCCGGGGGACGGCGCGCAACAGCGCCTCGACGGTCTCGCCGTCGGCGGTCATCAGCTCCCGGTCTTCGCGCAGGAACTCGCCGGAGAGCGCGCGCTCGTAGCCGCCCTCCTGTAGCAGTTGTCGCCGGGAGTCGGCCGTGTAGAACTGGGCGAGTTCCTCACCGACGACGGCGTCCCGCTCGTAGCCGAGCGTCTCGACGAACCGCCGGTTGCAGTCCTCGACGATCGGACGACCGTCGTCGACGCGCGTGACGACGGCCATCACCGGCGACTCCTCGAAGAGATACCGGTACTGCTCTTCGAGGCGGGTGGTCAACGCCTCCAACTCTTCGGTCCGCCGCTCGAGTTCCTGCTCGCGCTCCTTGCGGTCGGTGATGTCGGTGATGAACCCCTCCAGTGCCACCGGTTCGTCAGCGTCGTCGTCTTCGAACACGCCGCGCCCCCGTTCCCACATCCACTTCGTGGCGCCGTCCCGGGTGTGGATCCGGTACGTGACCTCGAACGTACCGTCGGCGTCGAGTTCGTTCTGGACGGTCTCCCAGATCGGCTCGCGGTCGTCGGGGTGGAGCACCTCCTCGCCCCACGTCACGTCGCCACGCGCCAGTTCCGCAGCGGTGTAGCCGGTGATCGCCTCGACCTCTCCCTCGACGGTTTCCATCGGCCACCCGGGATCGTTCCGACACCGGTACACGACGCCCGGGAGGTTGCTGATCAGCGTCTCCAGACGGCGCGTTCGCTCGCGGAGCATCCGCCGGGACCGGTGGGCTTCGACGGCGTTCCGAACGCGGTTGGCGAGTAGTTCGTATCGTTCGGTCCCCGACCCCTTCCGCAGGTAGTCCGTCGCCCCCGCGGAGAACGCCTCGCTGGCGACCTCCTCGCTTCCCTTGCCAGTGAACAGGACGAAGGGGAGGTCCGGATACTCGGCCCGAACGGCTTCGAGAAAAGCGATCCCGTCCATTCCGGGCATGTCGTAGTCGGAGACGACACAGTCGACATCGTCCGCGGCCAGTCGGGACAGTCCCTCGCGAGCGCTCGTCGCCACCTCGACAGCGATCCGGTCGTCCGCTCGCTCGAGCAGTGTCGCCGCTAGCTCGGCGAAATCGGGGTCGTCATCCACGTGAAGCACGCGGACCGATCCGGGTGCGTCGTGGGACGTGGCTGTGCCGTCGGTCATTCTGGTTGCGCTCAGCCACGTATGGACGGTGGAGCGACCTAATGGTAACGGGTGACACGGGGTAGCCGGGCGTTGAAGTTCTCCGCCACCGATCACCCGGTATGCATCTCGCCGACGCGACCTGGACCGATGTCCGCGACACCGACACGAACCTCGCCCTGTTGCCGGTCGGAAGCACCGAACAACACGGCCCGCACGCGCCGCTCGGCACCGACGCCTACCACGCCGAGGCCGTCGCCGAGGCGGGCGCGGACCGCCACGCGAGCGACGTGGCCGTCGCCCCGACGGTGTCCGTCGGCGTCGCGGAGGAACATCGATCGTTCGACGGCACGCTCTGGGTGTCGCCCGATACGTTCCGCAGCTACGTCCGTGACGTGGTCGGCAGCCTCGCCCACCACGGGTTGGACCGGGTCGTCGTCGTCAACGGTCACGGGGGGAACATCTCCGCCCTCGGCGAGGTGACGGCGACCATCACCCGCCACGACGACGCCTACGCCGTCCCCTTTACCTGGTTCGAGGCGGTCGGCGACCACGGGTCGGAGATGGGTCACGGCGGGCCACTGGAGACGGCACTCCTGCGCGCGACCCGCCCCGAACTGGTGCGGGAGGATCGGGTCGGCGCCGCACGCGACGGCGCGAGCGATGGCTGGGGCGACTGGGTGCCGGGGACGGGGACGAACCTCGCGCACGACTCGGCGGAGTTCACGAAAAACGGCGTGGTCGGCGACCCCAGCGCGGGCGACGCCGAACTGGGTGACGAACTGCTGGATCTGGCGGCGGACGCACTCGATCGACTGCTGACGGCCGTCGCGAACCGCGACCTGCCCGAGCGGTGATTACGCCGCGTCCCCGTCCCCGTCGGCAAGGTCCTCCAGCGTGCCGCGGAGCTCCGGCACCGCGTTCGTGAGGTCGCTGACGTCCTCGTGGGCGTCATCGATGGACGCGATCAGCGTCTCGAGTTCCGCGATGGCGTCGGCGAGGTCGTCGGCCTGGTCGAAGGCGTCGGCACGGTCGCCCATCGTGTACCACTTCTTGGCCTGGCGGAGATGCTCGCGGGCGTCGCCGGCGTCGAGCGCCGACCGCAGGCCGTTCAACACGCCGAGGACGTTGTCGGCGTCGGTCTCCCACACGTCGGCCGCGTCCGGCAGTTCCGCCCGCGCCGCGTCCAGATGCTCCTCGACATCCGCGCGCATCTCGTCTGCCGCTTCGCCGAAGAGTTCGTCGTCGCCGAGCGTCGTCTGACTCATACACGGGGGTTCGCTGCCGTGTGAGTTAAACGCACGCCCGAAAGTGAAAGTGAAATGCGACCGTTCGGCCCGCGAACGGGCCTACTCGACCTCGACGAGCTGCATCAGCGGGTAGCCGTCCACCATCGACATCTCGGCGTGGACGACGACGCCCTCGCGTTCGATGCGCATCCGCACCTCCATGAACTGCCCCGTGAGTTCGACGTAGCCGTGGTCGTCGGCCGCGTCGGCGAGGGCGTCGACATCGATATCGACCGACACCGACTCACAGAAGGGTTGGTTCTCGATCGATTCCGCCATCGCGCGTTCGAGACTCGCGGCGCTGTCGGGGGAGACCGGCGTGCCCGCGAACTGGTGATAGAGCGATCCGAACTTGATGCCCGCCTCGAAACAGGCGTGCTGGGCGTCGGTGGCCATAGGGGAGCGTCGGCCCCCCCAGTGGTAAGGTCTGTCGTCGCGGAGAATCGGTTGTTACTTGGGTTCGGTCGCCCCAGTACTGCCCGAATGGACGACCCGGTGTTACTGACTGGCGCGGGTGGGCGCGTCGGGCAGGCGATCCTGAACGGGATCGCCGACGCCCACGAGTGGCGACTGCTCGACCGGGAGCCGCTGTCGAGCGATCGTCTCCCGCCGGGCGTGGACGACGACGACGTGGTCGTCGCGGACATCACCGACGACGAGGCGATGGCCGACGCGATGGAGGGCGTGGGCGCCGTCATCCACCTCGCGGGCGACCCGCGGCCCGAGGCGCCGTGGAACTCGGTGCTCGAAAACAACATCGACGGCACGCAGACGGTGTTCGAGGCGGCCGTCGACGCGGGCGTCGAGAAGGTCGCCTTCGCCTCCTCGAACCACGCCGTCTCCGCCTACGAAACCGACGAGCGCACGCCCGAAATGTACCGCACGGACGACGACTACCGCCTCGACGGGACGGAACTGCCCCGCCCGGGGAACCTCTACGGCGTGAGCAAGGCCGCGGGCGAGACGCTCGGGCGCTACTACCACGACAGCGAGGGCCTCGCCGTCGTCTGTGTCCGCATCGGCAACCTCACCGAGGGGCATCCGCCGCGCAACTACGAACGCGGGCAGGCGATGTGGCTCTCGCATCGCGACTGCGCCCATCTCTTCGATCGGTGTATCCGCGCCGACTACGGCTACGAGATCGTCTACGGCGTCTCCGACAACGAGCGCAAGTACTACTCCATCGACCGTGCGAAAGCGGTGCTGGGCTACGAGCCACAGGACGATTCGGCGGAGTACACGCTGGCGGGCGAGCCGAAAGACGGGGCGTGAGCCGAGGAGAGGTCCTCAGCCCTCGAACAGCCCTTCGACATCCGTATACTCCCGCTCCCGCCGATCGACGTGTTCCGTCAGGCGCTGGTAGACCAGATCCCGCGCGTCGCCGTCGGCGACGAACGACAGCACCAGGCCGGTGAACTGCGTTCGCTCGCCGCCCGCGATTTCCTCGCGGGCGAACTCGATGGCGCGGTCGACGGTCGCCACGTCGTAGTCGTACGCCTCGGCCAGAACCACCGCGGCGACGGCCGCCGCGTCGAAGCGCAGGTCGGCGAGGCCGAGCACCTGTCCCTCAAATCGAAGCGGTGGCGGTCGACGGCGCTCGATGACTGCCGGATCGGCGGCGAGCGTCGCGAGCGAGCGCCGAACGGCCGCGATGTCGACGCCGCGATACGATGATTCAAGGTCGGCGAGATAGTCGCGAGCGCTCGTCGCGAGGCCGGTCGCGCCGCTCCAGTTGCGCGTCCGGGCGTGGTGGACGGCGGCGGTGAACTGAATGAGGCCGTGGAGGAACCGCTCGTCGGCGGTGTCGCGCTCCAGGTCGAGCCATCGGTCCTCCCAGGCGTCGTGGGCGGCGTGGTGCTCGCCGTCGTTGTAGAGGGCGATGCCCGCGCGGAGCGACGCGTCCATGCGCTGAGACTGGGGCCTCGAACGGGAAAAACGCCGCGTCGACCCGTTGCTCGTCCGGTGTGCGGTGCCGGGACCCACATAATAGACGGGGTTAATCGTGATAAACGGTTTTGTATCTCGAATATAGAGGAGAAACTATGTCGAGTGAAGATTCGACAGGGACGGTGGGCAGGGTATCTCGACGACGATTCCTGGCGACAACCAGCGCCACAGGGATGACGCTCGGACTGGCAGGGTGTTTCGGTGGTGGCTCTTCCAGCAACGAGGCCGTCACGTACATCTCCAACAACAACTCGCCGCAGTTCAAGGAGATGCTCCGTGGCTTCGCCGAGGACTTCGAGGCGGAGCGCGACATCCCGGTCGATATCGAATTCACCGAGATCGGTGGTGACTACGGGCAGCGGGTGAGCCAGCTCATCCAGGCCGGCAACCCGCCGGACATCATCAACGCCGAGCAGTTCCGCATCGGCGCCTACGCCACGCAGGACATCCTCCGACCCGTCGGCGACGTCATCGAGGCCGTCGAGGAGGCGGAGGAGGCCATTCCCGAGAAGTTCGGGTTCGTCTACGACGGAGAGCACCGCCTGGTGCCGGCGGTCGCGTCGCTGGCGAACAACTGGTACCGAACCGACATCTACGACGAACTCGGACTGGACGCGCCGACGACGTGGGAGGCCGAGCGGGAGGCCGCCCAGGCGATCACGGAGGCCGACAACGACCTCTACGGACTGGGCTACACGACCGCCGCGACCGTGTACGGCTCGTATCACGCGTGGAACCGGCTCTGGGGCAACGACGCCCAGGTCGCGATGCGCAACGGCGACGCCGTCGAGGTTGCCATCGACTCCGGCGGGAACCGGGACCGCGTCCGCGAGGTGCTCGAACGCGCCCAGCAGATGGTCGAATACTCGCCGACGGCGACCAACTGGGACTGGGGAGAGATCTACGAGTCCTACGCCGGCGGGACGACCGCCACGGCGCTGTACTCCGGCGGCCGACCGAAAACGCAGTCCATCGGCCAGGACCGCCCGTGGGCCGACGCGACCAAGCGGGTCTCGAACCCGTACAACACGTCGAACCGTGACGGACATCTCGGCAACTCGGCCGCGACCGGATACGCGCTGGTCCAAGGCTCGTCCAATCCCGAGGGCGCAAAGGAGTTCGTGCAGTACATGGTGACCGGCGAGCGACTCGTCGAGTACGCCCGCGCGCTCCGCTTCCACAACATTCCGATCTTCGAGAGCTGGTACGAGCCGGGCTCGGCGTACCGCGAGGGCTGGGACTACCTCAACGACAACTTCGACGAGGAGACGATCCAGAGCGAGCGCGAGGCGCTGTTCTCGGACAGCACGGCGCCGTTCACCGCGGAGACGGAGCCGGCGAACCCCTACGCCTCGCCGGCGTTCACCTCCTTCCAGCTCGGCCAGATGTTCTACGACGCGACCGAGGGTGGCATGGGCATCGACCAGGCCATCGACCAGACCGCATCGACCCTCCGCGAAAACACCGGAATGGAGTAACTGAGTATGTCGACGGTGACGGATTTCGTCGTGTCCGCCGTGCCCGAACAGTGGCGGCAGACGACTGACAGCACCCTGTCGGATATCTTCGAGAACGACTACGCGCTGCTACTGCTGTGTCTCGCGCCGGCGCTCGTACTGTACGTCTTCATCGCCATCCTACCGATGGTGTGGGCGTTCAATCTCAGCCTCTACGAGGTGTCGACGCTGAATCCGGTGTGGACGTGGACCGGGCCAGGCCGCCTGGCCGACATCGTCATGGCGAGCGAGTTCCAGGCGGCCTTCGGTCGGAGCCTGATCTTCGGATTCGGCTCGGTTCTGTTCCAGCTCGTCGTCGGCGTCGGCCTGGCGCTGCTGGTCAACAAAGAGTTCAAGGGCGCGGTGCTCGCCCGCGCGCTTGCCCTCCTGCCATATATGGTGCCGGCCGTCGTTATCGGCATGGTCGGGCAGTTCATGCTCAACGCGCAGTACGGCATCATCAACCTCGTCCTCCTCGAACTGGGGATCCTCAGTCAGCCCATCGCGTTCCTCGGCCTCCCCGAAACCGCGATGGTGACGGTCATGGTCGTCGGTTCGTGGAAGTTCGCGGTGTTCGTGACGCTGCTGACCCTTGCGCGACTCCAGTCGATCCCCGAGCATTTCTACGAGGGAGCGACGATGTGCGGCGCCAACGCGTGGCAGAAGTTCCGCGACATCACGCTCCCCCGCATCCAGAACGTCATC comes from Haloplanus sp. XH21 and encodes:
- a CDS encoding tyrosine-type recombinase/integrase is translated as MSLDNMDTSDVAEDPIERFKQRYASQKSDSTAERYTTHLERWRDWLELREKDVENVAEDVDARPADVEGVTAGDVEDHLDDMYASGYAENTANGARAAISAFYQTLRQFRRNPADADHIDRSWSATTLIKEKTRDPVKYLPKEDVEALADNVPSPVPRNALIVRLLYATGLRRGELCNLRVKDVDRDSQTIAVWTEKAGDSRKVPYPDSLRQQIANWMDVGRGMVYGAEDSEYLFPTRQSDRISGETVRYLVTKAAEEAGLQEVYGTDVEGRERALITPHTLRHSYAVQAAKNGMRAPFLRDLLGQHDINVTEIYLQIASEDAVDAGKEHGPTI
- a CDS encoding hybrid sensor histidine kinase/response regulator, with amino-acid sequence MTDGTATSHDAPGSVRVLHVDDDPDFAELAATLLERADDRIAVEVATSAREGLSRLAADDVDCVVSDYDMPGMDGIAFLEAVRAEYPDLPFVLFTGKGSEEVASEAFSAGATDYLRKGSGTERYELLANRVRNAVEAHRSRRMLRERTRRLETLISNLPGVVYRCRNDPGWPMETVEGEVEAITGYTAAELARGDVTWGEEVLHPDDREPIWETVQNELDADGTFEVTYRIHTRDGATKWMWERGRGVFEDDDADEPVALEGFITDITDRKEREQELERRTEELEALTTRLEEQYRYLFEESPVMAVVTRVDDGRPIVEDCNRRFVETLGYERDAVVGEELAQFYTADSRRQLLQEGGYERALSGEFLREDRELMTADGETVEALLRAVPRHDAGDEIVGTLALYVDVSERKELEREKERLQEFASIVSHDLRNPLNVAQGCTELAREDCESEHLDTAIDAHERMGALIEDLLTLARSGDDIDELVSVDLAPLVEDCWTNAVTDDATLVVETERAIRADRSRLRQLVENLVVNSVEHGSTGSRMESDDAIEHGGDDVTVTIGELDDGFYVADDGPGIPESMRDDVFDAGYSMSDEGTGFGLRIVEQVADAHGWTISVTDSADDGARFEIRGVEFLS
- the azf gene encoding NAD-dependent glucose-6-phosphate dehydrogenase Azf; this encodes MDDPVLLTGAGGRVGQAILNGIADAHEWRLLDREPLSSDRLPPGVDDDDVVVADITDDEAMADAMEGVGAVIHLAGDPRPEAPWNSVLENNIDGTQTVFEAAVDAGVEKVAFASSNHAVSAYETDERTPEMYRTDDDYRLDGTELPRPGNLYGVSKAAGETLGRYYHDSEGLAVVCVRIGNLTEGHPPRNYERGQAMWLSHRDCAHLFDRCIRADYGYEIVYGVSDNERKYYSIDRAKAVLGYEPQDDSAEYTLAGEPKDGA
- a CDS encoding DUF5790 family protein — protein: MSQTTLGDDELFGEAADEMRADVEEHLDAARAELPDAADVWETDADNVLGVLNGLRSALDAGDAREHLRQAKKWYTMGDRADAFDQADDLADAIAELETLIASIDDAHEDVSDLTNAVPELRGTLEDLADGDGDAA
- a CDS encoding carbohydrate ABC transporter permease codes for the protein MSTVTDFVVSAVPEQWRQTTDSTLSDIFENDYALLLLCLAPALVLYVFIAILPMVWAFNLSLYEVSTLNPVWTWTGPGRLADIVMASEFQAAFGRSLIFGFGSVLFQLVVGVGLALLVNKEFKGAVLARALALLPYMVPAVVIGMVGQFMLNAQYGIINLVLLELGILSQPIAFLGLPETAMVTVMVVGSWKFAVFVTLLTLARLQSIPEHFYEGATMCGANAWQKFRDITLPRIQNVILIAALLRTLWMFNKFDIIYIMTRGGPGEATTTIPLLAYEIAFNQYNLGQAAGIAALMFIFLVGWSLVYFRVARPEEEVRVA
- a CDS encoding dihydroneopterin aldolase family protein, whose amino-acid sequence is MATDAQHACFEAGIKFGSLYHQFAGTPVSPDSAASLERAMAESIENQPFCESVSVDIDVDALADAADDHGYVELTGQFMEVRMRIEREGVVVHAEMSMVDGYPLMQLVEVE
- a CDS encoding DUF309 domain-containing protein, producing MDASLRAGIALYNDGEHHAAHDAWEDRWLDLERDTADERFLHGLIQFTAAVHHARTRNWSGATGLATSARDYLADLESSYRGVDIAAVRRSLATLAADPAVIERRRPPPLRFEGQVLGLADLRFDAAAVAAVVLAEAYDYDVATVDRAIEFAREEIAGGERTQFTGLVLSFVADGDARDLVYQRLTEHVDRREREYTDVEGLFEG
- a CDS encoding phage replisome organizer N-terminal domain-containing protein is translated as MSERVNLRVPEAKKEDWDSHVEESDVYDNRSQFIQHAVDQQIQRDKGVGGDSTAQTAQTGASTERVDKLVETVERMSNQIETLEDSVEDATRAMTAGGGVDEETTTEVWSALPTAPERATTAEGIAEGLDTDPNTVRVALETLHDKTGSAVEKREIQQIEEGDGTTTVTDHQGRTLEIEDTGTAVKRRNPLWWRRE
- a CDS encoding ABC transporter substrate-binding protein, whose product is MSSEDSTGTVGRVSRRRFLATTSATGMTLGLAGCFGGGSSSNEAVTYISNNNSPQFKEMLRGFAEDFEAERDIPVDIEFTEIGGDYGQRVSQLIQAGNPPDIINAEQFRIGAYATQDILRPVGDVIEAVEEAEEAIPEKFGFVYDGEHRLVPAVASLANNWYRTDIYDELGLDAPTTWEAEREAAQAITEADNDLYGLGYTTAATVYGSYHAWNRLWGNDAQVAMRNGDAVEVAIDSGGNRDRVREVLERAQQMVEYSPTATNWDWGEIYESYAGGTTATALYSGGRPKTQSIGQDRPWADATKRVSNPYNTSNRDGHLGNSAATGYALVQGSSNPEGAKEFVQYMVTGERLVEYARALRFHNIPIFESWYEPGSAYREGWDYLNDNFDEETIQSEREALFSDSTAPFTAETEPANPYASPAFTSFQLGQMFYDATEGGMGIDQAIDQTASTLRENTGME
- a CDS encoding creatininase family protein; amino-acid sequence: MHLADATWTDVRDTDTNLALLPVGSTEQHGPHAPLGTDAYHAEAVAEAGADRHASDVAVAPTVSVGVAEEHRSFDGTLWVSPDTFRSYVRDVVGSLAHHGLDRVVVVNGHGGNISALGEVTATITRHDDAYAVPFTWFEAVGDHGSEMGHGGPLETALLRATRPELVREDRVGAARDGASDGWGDWVPGTGTNLAHDSAEFTKNGVVGDPSAGDAELGDELLDLAADALDRLLTAVANRDLPER